A single window of Agromyces aureus DNA harbors:
- a CDS encoding alpha-N-arabinofuranosidase, translated as MTTARLTVDPHFAVGRIDRRVFGGFVEHLGRHVYDGIYEPGHETADAEGFRSDVIDLVKELGVSTIRYPGGNFVSGFRWEDSVGPREARPRRLDLAWHSTETNEVGLHEFQGWLDKVGSDLMLAVNLGTRGTLEALDLLEYTNIAGGTALSQQRIDNGRTDAFGVKMWCLGNEMDGPWQLGHRSADDYGKIASQTAKAMRQLDPSVELVVCGSSSAHMPTFGEWERVVLTHAYDDVDYISCHAYYEERDGDLDSFLASAVDMDHFIDSVVATADHVKAVNGSSKSIDISFDEWNVWYIERFHGVDKIEGLDNWPVAPRLLEDVYSVADAVVFGNLMISLLKHADRVTSASLAQLVNVIAPIMTEPGGIAWRQTTFFPFSITSRLAQGEALELKLDAPTYSTKAYGEVPLVDAVATHDAETGRSAVFLVNRSQTEALTVTVDISGLGEVSVLESHTLSDDDVYAKNTLEQPERVAPHANESIAIDGGELTITLPPVSWTAVSLG; from the coding sequence ATGACCACCGCACGCCTCACCGTCGACCCGCACTTCGCGGTCGGCCGCATCGATCGCCGCGTCTTCGGCGGCTTCGTCGAGCACCTCGGCCGCCACGTCTACGACGGCATCTACGAGCCCGGTCACGAGACGGCGGATGCCGAGGGCTTCCGCTCAGACGTCATCGATCTCGTGAAGGAGCTCGGCGTCTCGACCATCCGCTACCCGGGCGGCAACTTCGTCTCGGGATTCCGCTGGGAGGACTCGGTCGGCCCGCGCGAGGCGCGCCCGCGTCGCCTCGACCTGGCGTGGCACTCGACCGAGACGAACGAAGTCGGCCTGCACGAGTTCCAGGGCTGGCTCGACAAGGTCGGCAGCGACCTCATGCTCGCGGTCAACCTCGGCACGCGCGGCACGCTCGAGGCCCTCGACCTGCTCGAGTACACGAACATCGCGGGCGGAACGGCGCTCTCGCAGCAGCGCATCGACAACGGCCGTACCGACGCGTTCGGCGTGAAGATGTGGTGCCTCGGCAACGAGATGGACGGCCCGTGGCAGCTCGGGCACCGCTCGGCCGACGACTACGGCAAGATCGCCTCGCAGACCGCGAAAGCGATGCGCCAGCTCGACCCCTCGGTCGAGCTCGTGGTCTGCGGCTCGTCGAGCGCGCACATGCCGACCTTCGGCGAGTGGGAGCGCGTCGTGCTCACCCACGCATACGACGACGTCGACTACATCTCGTGCCACGCCTACTACGAGGAGCGCGACGGCGACCTCGACTCGTTCCTCGCGTCGGCGGTCGACATGGACCACTTCATCGACTCGGTCGTCGCGACGGCCGATCACGTGAAGGCCGTGAACGGCAGCTCGAAGTCGATCGACATCTCGTTCGACGAGTGGAACGTCTGGTACATCGAGCGCTTCCACGGCGTCGACAAGATCGAGGGGCTCGACAACTGGCCGGTCGCCCCGCGCCTGCTCGAGGACGTCTACTCGGTGGCCGACGCGGTCGTGTTCGGCAACCTCATGATCTCGCTGCTGAAGCACGCCGACCGGGTCACGAGCGCCTCGCTCGCGCAGCTCGTCAACGTGATCGCGCCGATCATGACCGAGCCCGGCGGCATCGCCTGGCGTCAGACGACGTTCTTCCCGTTCTCGATCACCTCACGTCTCGCGCAGGGCGAGGCGCTCGAGCTGAAGCTCGACGCCCCGACCTACTCGACGAAGGCGTACGGCGAGGTGCCGCTCGTCGATGCCGTCGCCACGCACGACGCCGAGACCGGCCGCTCGGCCGTGTTCCTCGTGAACCGCTCGCAGACCGAGGCGCTCACCGTCACGGTCGACATCAGCGGCCTGGGCGAGGTCTCGGTGCTCGAGTCCCACACGCTGTCCGACGACGACGTGTACGCGAAGAACACGCTCGAGCAGCCCGAGCGCGTCGCGCCGCACGCGAACGAGTCGATCGCGATCGACGGCGGCGAGCTGACGATCACGCTCCCGCCGGTGTCGTGGACGGCCGTCTCGCTCGGCTGA